The Nitrospira tepida genome includes a window with the following:
- a CDS encoding MotE family protein, whose protein sequence is MREQEQALTQVRPVRRDVLRLILWSVLAASVPGMAVSVQHIASVSAGQLEAVPESPRDAPPARGSDDRETGRGREETRESEPQDLRLQGPAVDVPREVLDLLDQRKRHLDRREESLRAEIERLENLKSDLEDLLARYEASVQAFEEKQRQAQQAKEERDKKTRGQQAAEVQAKLDVVAKMYEGMPAEEAAARIEKMPAPMAVQVLRTVKSKTAGAILAQVRPDKAAKLTEQIVNAAAAPASSVPSKATR, encoded by the coding sequence ATGCGCGAGCAGGAGCAAGCACTGACCCAGGTCCGTCCGGTCCGCCGAGATGTCCTTCGATTGATCCTCTGGTCCGTCTTGGCCGCGAGCGTTCCGGGGATGGCCGTTTCGGTTCAGCATATCGCGTCGGTCTCTGCCGGCCAATTGGAGGCGGTTCCCGAGTCGCCCCGCGACGCGCCGCCCGCAAGAGGTTCGGACGACAGGGAGACGGGGAGGGGGCGCGAAGAGACAAGAGAAAGCGAGCCGCAGGACCTGCGCCTACAGGGACCGGCCGTTGACGTGCCTCGCGAGGTGCTCGATCTCTTGGATCAGCGGAAGCGCCATCTCGATCGCCGGGAGGAATCGCTGCGGGCGGAAATAGAACGGCTTGAGAACCTCAAGAGCGACCTCGAAGACCTCTTGGCCCGTTACGAAGCCTCGGTCCAAGCCTTCGAGGAGAAGCAGCGCCAGGCTCAACAGGCGAAGGAGGAGCGGGACAAGAAGACCCGCGGGCAGCAGGCGGCGGAGGTTCAGGCGAAGCTGGACGTGGTTGCCAAGATGTACGAGGGCATGCCGGCCGAAGAGGCCGCGGCCAGAATCGAAAAGATGCCGGCTCCGATGGCGGTGCAGGTGCTGCGGACCGTGAAGAGCAAGACGGCGGGCGCGATCCTCGCCCAGGTGAGACCCGACAAGGCTGCCAAATTGACCGAGCAGATTGTCAACGCCGCGGCAGCGCCGGCTTCCTCCGTGCCAAGCAAAGCGACCCGCTGA
- the fliG gene encoding flagellar motor switch protein FliG, producing the protein MTNRLTGEQKAAILLLTIGEDAAAAVMKHLSPTEIRKLGAHLAALSSISKEQEIEVIQEFKSAASGGEIGVEGRKYVKTVLDKALGSGKATQLMRSLTTETYPGIDTLKWMDAKAVANLLRVEHPQTIAVVLAHLDPEHASQVIALLPEGLRSDTLHRLATMDEVQPDTLQHLSEVLEEVLQDRSRPQSMSIGGTKVTADILNRLDKSNGGTIMAKLAERDAALADTIRSLMFVFDDLVKIDDRGIQELLKDVGKEELTLALRAANNPVKDKIFKNMSSRAAEGLREDMEAKGPAKLTDIERAQQKILQTVRRLEEEGKIVVGGAGAEAMV; encoded by the coding sequence ATGACGAATCGGCTGACGGGCGAGCAAAAGGCCGCGATTCTGCTGTTGACGATCGGCGAGGACGCCGCTGCGGCGGTGATGAAACACTTATCGCCAACGGAAATCCGCAAGCTCGGCGCCCACCTTGCCGCCCTGTCGTCGATTTCCAAGGAGCAAGAGATCGAGGTGATTCAGGAATTCAAGTCGGCGGCCTCCGGCGGCGAGATCGGCGTCGAGGGCAGGAAATACGTGAAAACCGTGCTCGATAAGGCCCTGGGCAGCGGCAAGGCGACGCAACTCATGCGTTCGTTGACGACGGAGACCTATCCGGGCATCGACACGCTGAAATGGATGGACGCCAAGGCGGTGGCCAATCTGTTGCGGGTCGAGCATCCGCAGACCATCGCGGTGGTCTTGGCCCACCTGGACCCGGAACATGCGAGCCAGGTGATTGCGCTGCTGCCGGAGGGGCTGCGGAGCGACACCCTGCATCGATTGGCCACGATGGACGAAGTCCAGCCGGACACGTTGCAGCATCTGAGCGAGGTGTTGGAAGAGGTGCTGCAAGACCGGTCTCGTCCGCAATCCATGAGCATCGGCGGCACGAAGGTGACAGCGGACATCCTGAACCGGTTGGACAAGAGCAACGGCGGGACCATCATGGCCAAGCTGGCCGAACGGGATGCGGCGCTGGCCGATACGATTCGGTCGCTGATGTTTGTGTTCGATGACCTGGTCAAGATCGACGATCGCGGCATTCAGGAATTGCTGAAAGATGTGGGGAAGGAAGAACTGACCCTCGCGCTCAGGGCCGCGAATAATCCGGTCAAGGACAAGATTTTCAAGAACATGTCGAGCCGGGCGGCGGAAGGTTTGCGAGAGGATATGGAGGCGAAGGGGCCGGCGAAGTTGACGGACATCGAGCGGGCGCAACAGAAAATCCTCCAGACGGTCCGCCGATTGGAAGAGGAAGGCAAGATCGTCGTCGGCGGCGCCGGCGCCGAGGCGATGGTGTAA
- a CDS encoding protein-glutamate methylesterase/protein-glutamine glutaminase, translating into MGKIRTLIVDDSALIRQILTELLSRDQEIEVIGTAQDPFVAREKIKAMNPDVITLDVEMPRMDGLTFLEKLMAARPMPVVMVSSLTETGCQTTLRALELGAVDFVTKPKIDVREGMTELARDLVGKIKAAACANVKRTAWKVKGGEPSPTPQAARLASSGAMIKTTDTIIAIGASTGGTEALKEVLEALPPNTPPIIMTQHMPEKFTKTFADRLNQLCRISVKEAEDGDSVLPGHALLAPGNYHMVLVRSGARYSVRLTQEEPVNRHRPSVDVMFDSVARTAGANSVGVILTGMGNDGAKGLLAMKQAGAITIAQDEATCVVFGMPKEAIKLGGVDQVLPLSQIAQAVLDRISKK; encoded by the coding sequence ATGGGCAAGATCCGCACGTTGATCGTCGATGATTCGGCCCTGATCCGGCAGATCCTCACCGAACTCCTCTCCCGCGACCAGGAGATCGAGGTCATCGGCACGGCGCAGGACCCGTTCGTTGCGCGCGAGAAGATCAAGGCCATGAACCCCGACGTGATCACCCTCGATGTCGAGATGCCCCGGATGGACGGGTTGACGTTTCTGGAAAAGCTGATGGCCGCGCGCCCGATGCCGGTGGTCATGGTGAGCTCGCTGACGGAAACCGGTTGCCAGACCACGTTACGCGCGCTCGAGCTCGGCGCGGTCGATTTTGTCACCAAGCCCAAGATCGACGTCCGAGAAGGCATGACCGAGTTGGCTCGGGATCTGGTGGGAAAGATCAAGGCGGCGGCCTGTGCCAACGTGAAGCGCACCGCCTGGAAAGTCAAGGGAGGAGAGCCGTCTCCGACTCCCCAGGCCGCGCGTCTCGCGTCTTCGGGCGCCATGATCAAGACCACCGATACGATCATCGCCATCGGAGCCTCGACCGGCGGCACGGAAGCGCTTAAGGAAGTCCTTGAAGCCCTGCCGCCGAACACGCCGCCCATCATCATGACCCAACATATGCCGGAAAAGTTCACCAAAACCTTTGCGGACCGGTTGAACCAGCTCTGCCGCATTTCGGTCAAGGAAGCCGAGGACGGCGACAGCGTGCTCCCCGGCCACGCGCTCCTGGCGCCCGGCAACTACCACATGGTCCTGGTCCGAAGCGGCGCCCGCTACAGCGTGAGGCTGACGCAGGAAGAGCCGGTGAACCGGCACCGCCCCTCCGTGGACGTGATGTTCGATTCTGTCGCCCGCACGGCCGGCGCCAACAGCGTGGGAGTCATCCTGACCGGCATGGGAAACGACGGGGCGAAAGGACTCCTGGCCATGAAACAGGCCGGCGCGATCACGATCGCCCAGGATGAAGCCACCTGTGTGGTGTTCGGGATGCCTAAGGAAGCGATCAAGCTGGGCGGCGTGGATCAGGTGCTGCCGCTCTCACAGATCGCCCAGGCCGTGCTCGACCGGATCAGCAAGAAATAG
- a CDS encoding CheR family methyltransferase — translation MEYNLSDREYAQFRALIYGKSGIALGDNKKSLVISRLSKRLRDLGMPGFQAYYELVAQDPEGEEFTRMLDLISTNKTDFFREPKHFEFLREQILPEQRRSRSLRVWSSACSTGEEPYSIAMTLYDGVEEPGQWDFRILASDLSTRVLAKAASGIYDRERIRDLDAEMLRRHFLQGRGAHEGCVKIKPHLGRMISFRRLNLMDASFPIRSPLDVIFCRNVMIYFDRPTQETLIAKFHRYLRPGGYLFIGHSESLQWIRHSFLSLAPTIYRKAD, via the coding sequence ATGGAATACAATCTGAGCGATCGGGAGTATGCGCAGTTTCGAGCGTTGATTTACGGCAAGAGCGGCATCGCCCTCGGCGACAACAAGAAGTCCTTGGTCATCTCCCGCCTCTCCAAACGACTGCGCGATCTGGGCATGCCCGGCTTTCAGGCCTACTACGAACTGGTCGCGCAGGACCCCGAGGGGGAAGAATTCACCCGGATGCTCGACCTGATTTCCACGAACAAGACGGACTTCTTCCGGGAACCCAAACATTTCGAGTTTCTACGCGAGCAGATTCTGCCCGAACAACGCCGGTCCCGAAGCCTGCGCGTTTGGTCGTCTGCCTGCTCGACGGGCGAGGAGCCCTATTCCATCGCCATGACCCTATACGACGGAGTGGAGGAACCAGGCCAATGGGACTTCCGCATCCTCGCCTCGGACCTTTCCACGCGGGTCTTGGCCAAGGCGGCCTCCGGCATCTACGACCGGGAGCGGATCCGGGATCTTGATGCCGAGATGCTGCGCCGGCATTTCCTCCAAGGGCGAGGGGCGCATGAAGGCTGCGTCAAGATCAAGCCGCATCTCGGACGGATGATCTCGTTCCGCCGGCTCAATCTTATGGACGCCTCCTTTCCCATTAGGAGCCCGCTGGACGTGATCTTCTGCCGCAACGTGATGATCTACTTCGACCGGCCGACCCAGGAAACCCTGATCGCCAAATTTCACCGGTATCTGCGTCCGGGCGGCTACCTCTTCATCGGCCATTCCGAGAGCCTGCAATGGATCCGCCATTCCTTTCTCTCTCTGGCGCCCACCATTTACCGAAAGGCGGACTGA
- the cheD gene encoding chemoreceptor glutamine deamidase CheD — protein sequence MPTPDQTAFAHIRRMRDPRFSEEIAAILPGEFFVTREPMIIYTVLGSCVSACIRDPIAGVGGMNHFMLPAPKGDSRTDTWGESTRYGSYAMERVINEILKLGGVKHRLEIKLFGGGKIYDGAMDVGANNARWVLDFMKREGFVPAKADLGDVHPRKVYFFAQTGRVLVKKIERVKNDTIFAREAEYQQRLQREAEASDVTLF from the coding sequence ATGCCGACACCCGACCAGACTGCCTTCGCCCATATCCGGCGCATGCGCGATCCCCGGTTTTCGGAAGAGATCGCGGCCATCCTGCCGGGAGAATTCTTCGTCACACGGGAGCCCATGATCATCTACACCGTGCTTGGCTCCTGCGTCTCGGCCTGCATTCGCGATCCGATTGCCGGCGTGGGCGGGATGAACCATTTCATGCTGCCGGCTCCAAAGGGAGACAGCCGCACCGACACCTGGGGCGAATCCACGCGCTACGGCTCCTACGCCATGGAGCGGGTGATCAACGAGATTCTGAAGCTGGGAGGCGTCAAGCATCGTCTCGAGATCAAGCTGTTCGGCGGCGGGAAGATCTATGACGGGGCCATGGACGTCGGAGCCAACAACGCGCGCTGGGTCCTCGATTTCATGAAACGGGAGGGCTTCGTGCCGGCCAAGGCGGACCTCGGCGACGTGCACCCCCGCAAGGTGTACTTCTTCGCCCAGACCGGGCGAGTATTGGTGAAGAAGATCGAGCGGGTCAAAAACGACACGATCTTCGCACGCGAGGCGGAATATCAACAACGCCTGCAACGCGAGGCCGAGGCGAGCGACGTCACGCTCTTCTAA
- a CDS encoding FliI/YscN family ATPase, whose amino-acid sequence MKRLDLFEGLDPLTVHGRIAQAAGIVLEGYGTATTIGELCEVTREDGTAPLTAEVVGFRGDRIMLMPLGDMRGIGPASRLMTKGRQASVTVGPKLLGRVLDGLGQPLDEKGSIEAESEYPLYQSPLNPLHRRRITQPLDLGVRAINGLLTCGLGQKIGIFAGAGVGKSILLGMLSRNVVADVSVIALIGERGREVKEFLERDLRPDGMQRTVVVASTSDQPPLVRIRGAFLATAIAEYFRDQGRHVLLLMDSLTRFAQGQREVGLAIGEPPTSKGYTPSVFSLLPRLLERVGTCEGSGTLTGLYTILVEGDDLNDPIADSARSILDGHIVLSRDLASRNHYPAIDILQSTSRVMHGIITPAHHAAARTVVELMATYQRAEDLITVGAYKPGVNPKLDRAVGMIEAIHAYLRQEKDERASFPASVEALIKLAGQAG is encoded by the coding sequence GTGAAGCGGCTCGACTTGTTTGAAGGGCTTGATCCCTTGACCGTGCACGGGCGGATCGCCCAGGCAGCCGGGATCGTGCTCGAAGGATACGGCACGGCCACGACCATCGGGGAGCTGTGCGAAGTCACGCGCGAGGACGGCACGGCGCCGCTCACGGCCGAAGTGGTCGGATTCCGCGGCGATCGCATCATGCTCATGCCGTTGGGTGACATGCGCGGCATCGGTCCGGCCAGCCGACTGATGACCAAAGGGCGGCAGGCGTCCGTCACGGTCGGGCCCAAACTGCTCGGGCGTGTGTTGGACGGGCTGGGCCAGCCGCTTGATGAAAAGGGGTCGATCGAGGCGGAAAGCGAATACCCGCTCTATCAATCGCCGCTTAATCCGCTTCATCGCCGGCGTATCACCCAACCGCTCGACCTTGGGGTGCGGGCCATCAACGGTCTCCTGACCTGCGGCCTGGGGCAGAAGATCGGCATCTTCGCCGGGGCCGGCGTGGGGAAGAGTATTTTGTTGGGGATGTTGAGCCGGAACGTGGTGGCGGACGTGAGCGTGATCGCGCTGATCGGCGAGCGGGGCCGCGAGGTGAAGGAGTTTCTCGAACGCGATCTCCGGCCGGACGGGATGCAGCGCACCGTGGTCGTCGCCTCCACCTCGGACCAGCCCCCGCTCGTGCGGATTCGCGGGGCCTTCCTGGCGACCGCCATCGCCGAATACTTCCGGGATCAGGGGCGGCACGTGCTGTTACTCATGGATTCGCTCACGAGGTTCGCGCAGGGGCAGCGCGAGGTCGGCCTGGCGATCGGGGAGCCGCCGACGAGCAAAGGCTACACGCCTTCCGTGTTCTCCCTGCTGCCGAGACTGCTGGAGCGCGTCGGGACCTGCGAGGGCAGCGGAACCCTGACCGGGCTCTATACGATTCTCGTCGAGGGGGACGATCTGAACGATCCGATCGCCGATTCCGCCCGCTCGATCCTCGACGGACATATCGTGCTGTCCCGTGATCTGGCCTCGCGGAATCACTATCCGGCCATTGATATTCTCCAGAGCACGAGCCGGGTCATGCACGGGATCATCACGCCTGCTCACCATGCAGCCGCGCGCACCGTCGTCGAGTTGATGGCCACTTATCAGCGGGCCGAAGACCTGATCACCGTGGGGGCCTATAAGCCGGGCGTCAATCCGAAACTGGACCGCGCGGTCGGCATGATCGAGGCGATCCATGCCTATCTGAGGCAGGAGAAGGACGAGCGCGCGAGCTTTCCCGCCTCCGTCGAGGCGTTGATCAAATTGGCCGGGCAGGCGGGATGA
- a CDS encoding flagellar export protein FliJ translates to MSWARLYRYRVQVEEALRMELAELDRAVQKVHEVRAQWQRISDDDADRLLTEARRGVEAGLAHGWLGEWNAIQMTVTNVDRAVAAAMDRRTKKQAELMEAVRDRRKIELVMKRAADRKQQIQRRLEQRMLDDLAGHRWARDSS, encoded by the coding sequence ATGAGCTGGGCGCGGCTGTACCGGTACCGGGTGCAGGTCGAGGAGGCTTTGCGGATGGAGCTGGCGGAACTCGACCGGGCCGTGCAGAAGGTCCACGAGGTCCGCGCACAATGGCAACGGATCTCGGATGACGACGCGGATCGGCTCTTGACGGAAGCCCGACGGGGGGTCGAGGCGGGACTGGCGCACGGATGGTTGGGCGAGTGGAACGCCATCCAGATGACCGTGACGAACGTCGATCGGGCGGTTGCCGCGGCGATGGATCGACGAACCAAGAAGCAGGCAGAGCTGATGGAGGCCGTCCGCGATCGCAGGAAGATCGAGTTGGTGATGAAACGGGCGGCCGACCGGAAGCAGCAGATACAGCGACGTCTCGAACAACGAATGCTCGACGACTTGGCCGGTCACCGGTGGGCGAGGGACTCCTCGTGA
- a CDS encoding response regulator — translation MVTASSGRHDSFQSFGTGGEPVPREEPLPWSGGPTQVLVIEDEESVRALLTRLLAQNGFAVRSAETGQAGLRAIADHPASVLLVDYQLPDMDGLSLLEQATLKDPKAVAIIITGHGTVELAVKAMRVGAADMLTKPFKPNDVLIAIRRVLEMQRLRQENRVLKQTVCKMQGLHVNAFRLADLDERGEAVQTGSHRASSTRAQEYERGLAEGLRRADEQIVLAKQQEQYLVEAVRRLAEACADVPKLVESEAAQLAFEIARKVVHACAEEKRDLIVEQARQAVQRVRESPLIRILAHPRDLPTLEAAHDRLAAVCDGPVTVRLEADPAIAPGGCLVQTPTHCVDATLDGQLARIAEALRKGQGA, via the coding sequence ATGGTGACGGCTTCATCCGGGCGGCATGATTCCTTCCAGTCGTTCGGGACCGGCGGGGAGCCGGTTCCCCGGGAGGAGCCCCTTCCTTGGAGTGGCGGGCCGACGCAGGTCCTCGTCATTGAAGATGAGGAGAGTGTGCGAGCACTCCTGACCCGCCTGCTGGCGCAGAACGGGTTCGCCGTCAGATCGGCCGAAACCGGACAGGCCGGCCTTCGGGCCATCGCCGACCACCCGGCATCCGTCCTGCTGGTGGACTACCAGTTGCCCGATATGGACGGGCTCTCGCTGCTCGAACAGGCGACCCTCAAGGACCCCAAGGCGGTCGCGATCATAATTACCGGACACGGCACGGTCGAGTTGGCGGTGAAGGCGATGAGGGTGGGCGCGGCCGACATGCTCACCAAGCCGTTCAAACCCAACGACGTGCTGATAGCGATCCGGCGCGTGCTTGAGATGCAACGACTCCGCCAGGAGAACCGGGTCTTGAAGCAGACCGTCTGCAAGATGCAGGGACTGCACGTGAATGCCTTTCGCCTGGCGGATTTGGACGAGCGGGGAGAAGCCGTCCAGACGGGATCACATCGCGCTTCCTCAACGCGCGCACAGGAATACGAGCGGGGCCTAGCAGAGGGGCTACGCCGGGCCGACGAGCAGATCGTGTTGGCCAAACAGCAGGAACAGTATCTGGTCGAGGCTGTTCGCCGGTTGGCGGAGGCCTGTGCCGACGTACCCAAGCTGGTTGAATCGGAGGCGGCCCAGTTGGCCTTCGAGATCGCCCGCAAGGTGGTGCATGCCTGCGCCGAGGAGAAGCGCGACCTGATCGTCGAACAGGCCAGGCAGGCCGTGCAGCGGGTACGGGAGAGCCCGCTCATCAGAATTCTTGCGCATCCTCGCGATCTGCCCACGTTGGAAGCGGCGCACGATCGGTTGGCCGCCGTCTGCGACGGACCCGTGACGGTCCGGTTGGAGGCCGATCCGGCCATTGCGCCGGGCGGCTGTCTGGTCCAGACGCCGACGCACTGTGTCGATGCGACGCTCGACGGACAGTTGGCCAGGATTGCAGAGGCCTTAAGGAAGGGCCAGGGCGCGTGA
- a CDS encoding methyl-accepting chemotaxis protein, whose product MMTNWWESRSLTTKILIGTVSTVLIVLSCLAYWIGDQMRSSVRDRLQERSLVIQKQIEVTRAYIAGQYIAKIKNAGDGKIKISQDHTAPDTVPLPATATREMSEELSKDGFYSARVISRTPLNPANSPQGSFEEDAIKALEAGEKEVTRVEPVDGIMMFRRLTPDIIKNEACISCHAGKKMGEMVGAISIQIPMTKALAQIDHSVNILYTASGISAVILAGVLFVLLRSQVLVPIQRLSSVVEQLTKGNYGARVAVTNRDEIGETGRAFNQMAEQLHRSLEEQKKAMAEVKGITNAVNKAQAAVEFNLDGTILTANDNFLAALGYQLAEIQGQHHRLFCEPAYAASGDYQAFWAKLARGEFEVGTYRFLGKGGKEVWLQASYNPILDAAGKPYKVVNFASDITAQKKAQLEQEHLVTEAQTVLGALAQGDLTQHMAGAYQGELEKLKVSVNTAIATLLTTLTTVRAAAESVSTGAEQITRGNEDLSQRTAEQASALEETSASMEQMTSTVKQNADNAKQANQLAIAARDIADKGGAITTRAVSAMEEINKSSKKIADIITVIDEIAFQTNLLALNAAVEAARAGEHGRGFAVVAAEVRNLAQRSATAAKEIKGLINESIQRVTDGSELVNQSGKTLDEIVGSVKRVTDIIAEIAAASQEQAQGIDQVTKAVSQMDETTQQNAALVEETTSASQSMKEQAQELMRQVNGFKIQGTDSGRSPVAAPVPRPATKPTAAKPKAASKSEPATAAVGAGNGHDRRRKDDDFEEF is encoded by the coding sequence ATGATGACAAACTGGTGGGAGTCACGAAGCCTGACGACAAAGATCCTGATCGGAACCGTCTCGACAGTGCTCATCGTGTTGAGCTGTCTGGCTTATTGGATCGGCGATCAGATGCGAAGCAGCGTACGTGACCGGCTGCAGGAGCGCAGTCTGGTCATTCAGAAGCAGATTGAGGTGACCCGCGCGTACATCGCGGGCCAGTATATCGCCAAGATCAAGAACGCCGGCGACGGCAAGATCAAGATCTCACAGGACCATACCGCGCCGGATACGGTTCCCCTGCCCGCCACCGCCACCAGGGAAATGTCGGAGGAACTGAGCAAAGACGGATTCTATTCGGCCCGCGTGATCAGCCGCACCCCCTTGAATCCGGCCAACAGTCCCCAGGGATCATTCGAGGAGGACGCGATCAAGGCGCTGGAGGCGGGCGAGAAGGAAGTGACCCGCGTGGAACCGGTCGACGGGATCATGATGTTCCGCCGTCTGACGCCGGACATCATCAAGAACGAAGCCTGCATCAGTTGCCACGCCGGGAAGAAGATGGGCGAGATGGTGGGAGCGATTTCCATTCAGATCCCCATGACCAAGGCCCTCGCCCAGATCGACCACAGCGTGAACATCCTGTATACGGCATCGGGCATTTCCGCCGTCATCCTCGCCGGCGTGCTGTTCGTCCTGTTGCGCAGCCAGGTCCTGGTTCCCATCCAACGCCTCAGTTCGGTCGTGGAACAGCTCACCAAAGGCAACTACGGCGCCCGCGTCGCCGTGACCAATCGGGACGAAATCGGCGAGACCGGCCGCGCCTTCAACCAGATGGCCGAACAACTGCACAGGTCTCTGGAAGAGCAGAAGAAGGCGATGGCCGAGGTCAAGGGCATCACCAATGCGGTCAACAAGGCCCAAGCCGCCGTCGAGTTCAATCTGGACGGCACGATCCTCACCGCCAACGACAATTTCCTCGCCGCCCTCGGCTACCAACTGGCCGAAATCCAAGGCCAGCATCATCGCCTGTTCTGCGAGCCCGCCTACGCCGCCTCCGGCGACTACCAGGCCTTCTGGGCCAAGCTCGCCCGGGGTGAGTTCGAGGTCGGCACCTATCGCTTCCTCGGCAAGGGCGGCAAGGAAGTCTGGCTCCAGGCCTCTTATAACCCGATCCTGGATGCCGCCGGGAAGCCCTATAAGGTCGTCAACTTCGCCTCCGACATCACCGCGCAGAAAAAGGCGCAACTGGAGCAAGAGCACCTGGTCACGGAAGCGCAGACGGTCTTGGGCGCCCTGGCCCAAGGCGATCTGACGCAGCACATGGCCGGGGCCTATCAGGGCGAATTGGAAAAATTGAAAGTCAGCGTCAATACCGCCATCGCCACCCTGCTGACCACCCTCACCACGGTCCGGGCCGCCGCCGAGAGCGTCAGCACCGGCGCCGAGCAGATCACCCGCGGCAACGAGGACCTCTCCCAGCGGACGGCCGAGCAAGCCAGCGCGCTGGAGGAGACCTCCGCCTCCATGGAACAAATGACCTCGACGGTGAAGCAGAACGCGGACAACGCCAAGCAGGCCAACCAGTTGGCCATCGCCGCCCGCGACATCGCCGATAAGGGCGGAGCCATCACGACCCGCGCCGTCAGCGCCATGGAGGAGATCAACAAGAGCAGCAAGAAGATCGCCGACATCATCACGGTGATCGACGAGATCGCCTTCCAGACCAACCTGCTGGCCTTGAACGCGGCGGTGGAGGCGGCCCGGGCCGGGGAGCATGGCCGCGGGTTTGCGGTCGTGGCGGCGGAGGTGCGAAATCTCGCGCAGCGCTCGGCCACCGCGGCCAAGGAGATCAAGGGGTTGATCAATGAGTCGATCCAGCGAGTGACGGACGGGAGCGAGCTGGTCAATCAGTCGGGCAAGACGCTCGATGAGATCGTGGGCTCGGTCAAGCGGGTGACGGACATCATCGCCGAGATCGCCGCGGCCTCGCAAGAGCAGGCCCAAGGGATCGATCAGGTCACGAAGGCCGTCAGCCAGATGGACGAGACCACGCAACAGAACGCGGCCTTGGTGGAGGAGACGACCAGCGCCAGCCAGTCGATGAAGGAGCAGGCGCAGGAGCTGATGCGCCAGGTGAACGGGTTCAAGATCCAGGGGACGGACAGCGGGCGAAGCCCGGTGGCCGCCCCTGTCCCGCGCCCGGCAACAAAACCGACCGCCGCCAAGCCGAAAGCGGCCTCGAAGTCCGAGCCGGCGACCGCCGCTGTGGGTGCCGGCAACGGCCATGATCGTCGCCGCAAGGACGACGACTTTGAAGAGTTCTAG